A window of Nicotiana sylvestris chromosome 8, ASM39365v2, whole genome shotgun sequence genomic DNA:
AGTCCAAAAACACATACTGACACAACTGAAACTACCGAGCCCAAGTTGTGGTCtaaacctggcctcaagtccgCCAGACAGGCCCACCTCCACAGCACAGAAAACACATCACGCACCTCACCCACAACATCACAAGTCGTCAGTGCATAGGTGATACTGAATGCTCAACATTACGTGTGAGTGGATGGAAGGAAATCAAGGATATACGCTTCAAGCTAAATCAATGTCGCACAATAATGAAATAAAGATCAGAGGCTTTTCCAGTATTCCATGTGGCCTCTTAAAGATAAGTATGGATGTAGgcataccaatccgcaagactctactatacccttgctcatgactcgtaaaacctatgaacctagagctttgataccaacttgtcacgactcaaaatTCACCTAGCCGGGATGGAACCTATCCTAAcacgctaggtaagccaaacaacAGTCAACACAACTCTAATAAAAATAATACTAAATCAATACGTGAAATAACTGAATTTCCATACAATAACCCAAGGATTGGTAGTATAATTCATGAGCCACTACGACTTAGATTTATAAAGCTAGTATGAAATAGATACAACGTCTGTTTGGAACATACATGAATAGAATACGAATCTAAAACTACCCAGAACAAGTGGTAGTTATATCCTGAAACCAGGTacatgataagttggtatttttcCCAACTTCTCTTATGCTTTTTAATAGAGTTATACCccatttgatgtgattaatggaCTAACTATGTTCTGAATAATATAATTGTAGGTCATGGAGTTGGGTGAAAATTAAGAGATTGAAAATCATCAAATACCTGGAAGAAAAACATCAAATTCAGGCCAAAACTAAAGAAGAAAAATTCCATCTTACGTGGGTCACGCAAGTCGCCCACGCAGGTCACCCACGGAGTTGGAGAACTTGGAGGCAGAAAGTAAAAGTTCTGGAAATAGCCACGCATCTTGGTAATGCACTGAGAGCTAAACAAATAGACTACTGGGCCACGCATCCTGTGTGGGCCACGCAACTTGGCCACGCAAGACCCGACGAGGATAATTTTGTTAGCTTTTTAGAAGAGTATAAATAGTACTTTTTAGGTCTTTTTTTACAACTTTTGGCAGAGAGTAATATTGTACGGGCGGCTGTGAGTTTTCCTAAGGGTTAACAAGTGACATCACGATTTCTCAATCTTTCTCTTCTCTATTAGCATCAATGACTGGAGTAAAGGATAATTTGATTCTTTCTTCTACTGCCATGTATAGCTAAATTCATTAGCTAGGTTTGTGAATCCGGAGTGGTATTAAGACTATGGGTTATTAAAATCGATTCATCTTTGATTAAATATTGTGTTATCTAATTGCTCCATGCTTTCTTGTAtcatttggtggttgcaaatactagatTAACGCCTATCACACTTAGTTCTAACTTGAAAAAGTGGAACCGAGTTTAGGTATAAAGCAATTAGCAAAATATTGGGTTGATCAAGGAATTAATCTTATCTCAACAAATGAAATCAAACTAGGAATAGGGAGATTCTTTATTTGGTCATGAACAATTGTATTGCATAGAGCTCTAAATAGCTTGGAAAGGCACTTGTGAGTAAAAACCTCTTAGTGTTGGAAAATACTAAGTTTGTGCTATTGATATTGCTGGTATAACACATGTTTGATTGATTGGAATCGAATACATCTATACCCATAGCATAGCATACATGAAGGATGAGAAATCCTAGTACTCTCTCTCATTGATTACTACTCTCTAATTATTTTCGCATTCTAAGTGTTTGATTAAATTTTGTAGTCATAATTTTAGAAGTAATTGGACAAAATATATCTTTTATTTGAAGATTACTTTAAGTTAATTGAATTCACATACTCTTTGACATTCTATCCCACACCATACTCCTctgtgacaacccggccagtcgtctcatgagttaccgctttgttttcccatttctgcttcttatttctttgtctatcggttctatatgtgatcgggttggttgactcgggttcagaaagtttttggtaaggtttgatacacttagtctcttttgaggaagcttaagttggaaaagtctcTCGAAAAAGTCTCTTTGGagttgcacacccctagtgagcgcgggtacctattgtgatgtgagatatagctcgaggggctggtattgttctgagatattgcccgaggggaggatttgttgatattgtgcccgaggggcgaacctttatgtgtttatctttcttaattgcctatcatttacctgtttaattgccGAAAAGGGTTTTTCATGAAGTTTAAtttgaactaaaatgactttcacatatcttttactgatttactgtttttactggttttactacttcattatagcctgtaatgttcCTTACGTGATTTcgtgctttcagtctttatttatgattattactcacagagttggagtactcactttactccctgcaccccgtgtgcagattcaggcacatctggtcccgctcccgagtttTGATCTTTCTGGCTCAGGCGAATctgaagattctctaggtagctgcctGTGTTCgtagcccagagcttcttccctatcttatttctccttgTTTTACTTTTTGTATTAAACTCTATAGACTTCGGAGTATTCCtgatttttagatgctcatgactagtgacaccccggtatcgggctgtgttgggttgttcttccgcatatTTGTACTATTGACTTCTTAAATGTTGGAttatttatcatgttttagacttgatTCTCATTGTTAACTGTTTAAAAACTGAAATGggtaagtgtcggctggccttgtcttcatgagaggcttcatcatgaccgggttcgggttaAGGTCATGACATCCTCGTGGGATCAaccccaaccttgttggattTATTATTGAAATCGAATGTACTACTTCAATTTGAGAGTAGGATTGGACGTGACCAATTTTTTGCATCGTTGCCGGGGAGTATGGTGTTCTTGTGTTACTGTATTATTGTGTGTTTATTCGAGTTCTTATCTTTTCTTCGTTGTTATTTTTATCTGTTTCCTTTTGGTGTAGATTGCGATGGCGGAAGAATATATTGGCGCTCTACCTTTAGGTCATATTGAGGAAGCACCTCGTGCATACTGAGTAGCAAATCGAAACCAATTGAACGAACAAGTTCCACCACTTTAACAAATAATTCCACAGGCACCTAGAGCACAACAAGATACACCAAAAGCAGTGTGCAAttaaggatatgctagtgcaattgtacCACCAAGGATAAGGGGGTACCTTCACAATCACTAGTGTCATGATTAACATGCTTCAAGATAGAGGATAAATcacaagagaccccaatcaaaaTTCTAACAAACAACTCAAGAACTTCATCGATGTGTGCCAAATGAACAAGCAACCAAGTGTCTTGGATGAGTAGTACAATTGAGGTTATTTCTGTTCTCATTAAGAGACAAACTTTAGATTGGTTGGAGAGATTTCCAAATCACTCAGTTCACTCATGGGACAAACCTATGAAGAAGTTCTTAGCAAATATTTCCCATCAGGGAGAATAGCCATATTGAGAGATGAAATTTTGGGGTTCAGACAACATCCCACAGAGGAATTGCATTAAATATAGGAGAGATATCGTGGAATGGTTAAGGAATGTCCAAACACCGACATAACTGACAACATGCTTCTGCAATAATTCTAACACGGTCTTAATACCACCAATCAAACCTATGTAACCAATTGGTTGGGGAAATATAATGAACAAGACGTATCAAGAAGCTAAAGACATATTGGATGAAATGACCGACACATCAGCCGCTTGGCAATCTAGAGCCAATATGCCCCAAGGCAATCCATCTATGGTAAACTTAACTAAGAAAATGGAAGCTCAAGGAGAACGAATTGCAGAATTGACAACAACATTGGAGCTGCTAGCCAAGAACCAAATTCCAAGGCAAGTTAATGCTATGGACAATGTTCAAGGTTCGGGCTTTAATCAAACAATAATGGCTAACCAACTCCAGGGTCAAAAGAGTACTTATTTTGCCTAAGGATCAAATAAAGAAGGTAACTTCCAAGAACAATGTTACCAGACGCAAATTGAGGGTGCTCAACATCGGGGTAACTATCAAGGAAGTCAACAAAGGTCAAAAAACCAAGGACAATGGAGACATGGCAATCAATGGCAAGAGAGAAGTTCGAATAGGTCCAACCAAGGCAATCAAGGCTAGAACGACAATAATCAAGAAAATCGCAATGGAGGGCCACCTCAGAACTACAACCAACAAAGGCCATACAACTGCCAAGGGCAATCTTCTGGTGATCCCGAGCTAAGATGTATGATGGTGAGAATGATTAAAAACAAGGAGCGGTCTGACAAAGAAAGGATAGAAATAAATCAAGTGGTTAGTTCGCATACCACGTTAATCAAGAAGATTGAGAATCAATTGGGGCATATTTCATCTCAACTAAATGTGAGGCCATGCGGAGCATTGCAAAGTGATATTGTTGCAAATCCAAAGGGAAATGAGGGTATAAGCCAAATCTTTGCAACTACCACGAGGAGTGGTAAAGTTCTTAAAGGAAGAACCATTTTGACTGAAGATGATGAATAAGAGGAGACTACACCTCCTAGAGTTTCCGACCCTCCTAAAGCCGATGTATCGGTAGTAGAGTTATATGTGGTTGAAGAGATGAAACAAGCACCAAGTGCTCTTCAATATGTGATTGATATACCTCCCAAAGGAAATAAAGTAATCAAAAACGCAATTAAGGAGGATCCTAAGTCCTACAAGCAACTACCTAGGCCACATCCTCCTTATCCGTAGAGGATTTCCAAACAACAGAAAGAGGGACAATTGCAGAAATTGTATAACATACTGAACTAGATCATTATTACTGTGCCTTTAGTGGAGGCACTTGAGAAAATGCCAGGGTATGCCAAGTTCATGAAAGTCTTGGTCACCAAGAAGAAAAATATCAACTTTGAGATAGTCAAAGTGACACATCAGTGCAGTGCAATCATTTCACATTCCGAAGTGAAATGGATGGAGGGTCCGAGGGCATTCACTATCATTTATACTATTAGTGTGATAAGCTTCGCCAAagcattatgtgatttgggagcaagtacTAATCTAATGCCTTACGATGTGTTCAAGAGATTGGGGTTAGGTTATCCAAGGCCTACTTCTATGAAGCTTCTTATTGTAGATCGAACTCTGAAGAAGTCGTTGGGGGTTATTGATGACATTCTTATCAAGGTGGGTCATTTTTACTTCCCATCCAACTTTTTGATATTGGACTACGAAGCAGATAGAGAGGTCCCCATCATATTTGGTAGATTATTTTTGGCTACTGGGTGGGCCATTTGTGATGTGGAAGAGGAAGAACCAAAATTTCACTTGAATGATGAAGAAGAAATCTTCCATATCCAGAATTCTATGACGTAATCATATGACTATGGAGTGATCTCTGTGATTGATATAGTAGATGAATTGGTAGATGAGGACATGAAAGAAATGTGTCATGATGAATCCACGAGGATGGTTCTCCTAAATTCAAATAATTACCCCATGGACAAGTTGCGGTTCCAATCTTGTGAGAAGGCATCATTGTACAAGCAGAAGAATAAATACCTCTACCACAAGAAAAAGTTTTACCCGGAGGATATGGTTCTTCATTACAATTCAAGATTCAAATTGTTGTGGGAAAGGATTAAATCGAAATGGTGTGCGCCATTCAAAGTTGTTAATGTATGCCCATTTGGTGTCGTGGATTTGGAATCCGAAGCTGGGATGAGATTTTTCAAGGTAAATTGGTAAAGACTTCGACGCTATTTTGGTGAAATTGATAGAGAAAAATTAGTCTCAGGATTTGAGTTGGGGGAAACCCCAATGGAATAGTGAAGTTGGTTGTTGTTACATCGTGCCTTGATGTTAAATAAGGCTCTTTTTGGGAGGAAAACCAAGTTCTCTGCTTTAATTTGttattgtttcttttattttaataaattagCATTACTTTTTATCTGTTACTTTGATgtattttggttttacaatttaagcAGGTTGGGTATTTGAAGAGGAAAGCTGAATTTGTTGGTGATAAACGGGGGAAAGTCTGAGTACCCACTAGAGTTGTTGGTGACATCATCACGCTTGGATTGAGGGAGTTCTCTTTACCTTTCCCCTTACTCTTATTTTGATTGCATTAAAAGCAATGCAAATTTATTGTTTGGGGGAGGGCATTCATGATTTTAGGTGTTAGCAATAACCTCTTTGGGTTTTCTTTTCCATGGTTATTTCACAAAGTTATAATTTTTGAACCGagtatctttttattttttttagtagtAGCTGGTAGTTAATAAATTAGTGTTGATGGTAGTATTCTTATCCCCTAGCCAACTCATGACTTGTTTGGCACCAATACAACTTAAACCTTAGCATATGAATTTTTGGGAGTTAAAAAAGATTGAAGTAATGGTCTTACTTGTGACTTTATGTTCAATCTTTGGCTCGTTAATTTTATTAAATAGTCTTTTAGGCTATGTATGACTTCTTGAATTCATTTGCTTTAATTGGACCTTGAATACATACTCGACTTGAGTGTTGCATGTTCCATGAGTGGAAAGGTTTTTGTCGAGTTCTCTTATTTCTTTTGTGGTCTAGAATTTTTCCTAAGTGTGTATCAAGGCGAAATCTCAGGTTGCACTTAGTTTGAAAAGTGATATTAGGCTTTCATTGGACCGCTAGTACCTTAAATTTCCCACCCTTTGCAGGTTTACCCAAGTTAACCCCCTTGAGCCTTTAGTCTTTTATTCGGCAACCATATTacaaatattttttccttttaatgttGACCGCTTTTGATGCCCCGACCTTCTTGAGTACTTGAAGCTACAATTTAGGCTTTTAGCTTAATTTTGGTAGAGTTGACGAGAAAAGTTTATTGTGAAGGCTAAATAATTGAAGGCGATGACTTTACCACATTGACAAAAGTGTATATATTTCTCAAAACAAAAAGAgccagagagagagagaaagaaaagaagaaaaaaatacttGTGAAATAAAAAGTTTGACATGGTGTTAAAGTTGATAAAGGAGGAAAAGGatggaatttttattagaaaGTATTTTGAAGTGTTAACTTGTAGTGCTTAGAAAGGTCGTAGTCACTTCTTATCTATATTGATATCCTACCTCTaaccaaaagcctacattatatTCCCACAAGTCCTAAATAATTTTGAACTAGATGCACCTACATTAGTGAAGATTTACacgaagggcaagcttatggtaccactTTTGAGCAGTTGAATATCTTTGTGAGAGAGAGTGCTTAATTCTTTCTACTTGTCATCCACTCTTTTTTTGAAAGATATAGTATGTGTGTGGATTCTTTGTTAattgtgagggcacatgaaaaTTCGAGTTAAGAATTTGTTTCTTTTTCCAATTGAGATGAATGAGCAAAAGACAGTTATTTTGTAATGAAGAGTCAAATTTAGAGGCTTTAATGTCATGACTTTGGTTGTTGATTTGATTGGTAGTGTTTAAGCACTTGAATAAAAATTGAGCTTTTTGGAAAGATGTGATGATTCATATGCTTTGGATTAATTATTGGTACCAACCGAAGTTGCGAGTTTTGTGCTTGAAATTGGGTTGTCGCTGAGTGCTGAATTTTGTTGTTAGCTTGATTGTTTCGTTGTTCTTATGAGTCTGGCTTGTATTTTAATTTGATTGAGGGCAAGCTAAGAGtatgtttgggggagttgataagttggtattttttCCAACTTCTCTTATGCCTTTTAATAGAGTTATACTCCACTCGATGTGATTAATGGACTAATTATATTTTGAATGATATAATTGTAGGTTATGGAGTTGGGTGAGAAATAAGAGATTGAAAATCATCAAATACCAACAAGAAATAAATCAAATATAGgccaaacttgaagaagaaatctAAAGAAGCAAAAGTCCATCTTGTGTGGGCCATACAAGTCGCCCACGCAGGTCACCCACGCAGTTGGAGAACTTGGCAATTCACTGAGAGAACAAAAAAATAGAGTATTGGGCCACGCATCCTGCGTGGACCACGCAAAATCCGATGAGGATAATTTTGTCAGCTTTTTTGAAGAGTATAAATAGTAATTTTTAGGTTTTTTTGTTAACTTTTGACAGAGAGGAATATTGTACGAGCGGCTGTGATTTTTTCTAAGGGTTAACAAGTGACATCACAGTTTCTCAATCTTTCTCTTCTCTATTAGCATCAATGACTGGATTAAAGGATAATTTAATTGTTTCTTCTATTGTCATGTctagctaaactcattagctagggttgtgaatCCAGAGTGGTGTTATGACTATGGGTTATTAATAGTGATTCGTATTAGATTAAATATTATGTTATCTAATTGTTCCATGCTTTCTTGTATAatttagtggttgcaaacactagatTAATGCCTATCACACTTAGTTCTAAATTGAAAAGGTGAAAACAAGTTTAGGTATAAAGCAATTAGCAAGGAATTGGGTAGATTAAGGAATTATTTTCATCTCAATTAATGGAATCAAACTAGGAATAGGGAGATTTTTACTTGGTCATGAACAATTATATTGCATAGAGCTCTAAATAGCTTGGAAAGACATTTGTGAGTAAAAAAATCTTAGTGATGGAAAATGCTAAGTTGGTGTTATTGATATTGTTGTCATAACACATATTTGATTGATTGGAATCAAATACATCTATACTCATAGAATAGCATACATGAAGGATGAGCAACCCCAGTGCTTTCTCTCATTGATTACTATCTCTAATTATTTTCGCATTCTAAGTGTTTGATTAAATTTCATAGTCATAATTTTAGAAGTAATTGTAGAAAATCAATCTTTTATTTGAAGATCACTTTAAGTTCATTGAATTCACACACTCTTTGACATTCTATCATACTCCTTGTGGGATCGACCCCAGCCTTGTTGGGTTTATTATTGTAATAGACCGTACTACTTTCAATTTGAGAGTAGGATTAAACGTGACCAGTACATCTTTAATGCCAACTCCCGTTATACATAGTAGCATCATCTCCAAAATCTACGCAAGGTGTAgaggtgtagtatgagtacaaccaacccacTCAGCAAGTATCAAAACTAACCTCAGCGAGATAATAGAAGCAAGAATTATAAATGTTACTTTTAATCACATGTACAATTCATAACTTCAACAAGTACAGAACAATAATATGATCAAGTCAGAATCCTAGATAAAACTGCCTTGGTGCACACAATAATTTAATGTACTTTGCTTAGTCAACAATCCACCATATAAAGAAGATGTGCAAATAAGTCAGGTAAACAACTAAGAAAATTGCGAGTAAAGATGAATGCAATAACCTAATCAACATTGGTCAGCCTTTCCTTAGAGATACCATAACGGAACCAAACCACTGATAAGCTATTTCCAGAGTCCACATAAACCAGAAACCCGTCGGTTTCTCACAATCTGTGTGTACACCATCAAGAagaaacatgagagggtgaccctagggGGATGAATTCATATTCATATGCTGCACAGACAACGCACATGCTAATAATATCAACCGcgcagacaactcacgtgctatactGATAATTCATGTACCAATAATAGCAATATCTCGTATccacatggacaactcacgtgccaatatcgcAATCTGCCCAGCGtggtcacatgctcaatatcacaatctgCCCTGCGTaatcacat
This region includes:
- the LOC138875547 gene encoding uncharacterized protein; the encoded protein is MNKTYQEAKDILDEMTDTSAAWQSRANMPQGNPSMVNLTKKMEAQGERIAELTTTLELLAKNQIPRQVNAMDNVQGSGFNQTIMANQLQGQKMEALEKMPGYAKFMKVLVTKKKNINFEIVKVTHQCSAIISHSEVKWMEGPRAFTIIYTISVISFAKALCDLGASTNLMPYDVFKRLGLGYPRPTSMKLLIVDRTLKKSLGVIDDILIKVGHFYFPSNFLILDYEADREVPIIFGRLFLATGWAICDVEEEEPKFHLNDEEEIFHIQNSMT